A window of Paraburkholderia megapolitana genomic DNA:
CGGTGTGGCGCATTCACCGCAAGATCGGCATGAGCGGCGGTCTCTTCACGAACCAGTTGCTGCGTGAAACCGGTGGCGATATCAGTGGCGAGCGGGTCGAGCGGCTGCGCCGCGCACATGCCGAGGCTTACACGCGAATGCGCGCCCAGGTGTGCCCGCTACCGGGCGCGAAGGCCTTGCTCGCAGCATTGACGCAGGCGGGCACGCGCTGGGCCATCGCGACAAGCGGCCGGATGGAAACCGCGCGCGTCAATCTCGAAGCGCTCGGGGTCGATCCGGACAAGGCGGTCGTCGTCACGCGCGACGACGTCAAATATGCGAAGCCCGACCCCGACCTGTTCATTGCCGCCGCCCACCGGCTCGGCACGTCGATCGAACACGCAGTCGTGGTCGGCGACAGCATCTGGGACATGCTCGCGGCACGCCGCTGCCGGGCGCTGGGCGTGGGCCTGCTATCGGGCGGCTACGGCATGGAAGAACTCGAGCGTTCGGGCGCATTGCGCGTCTACGAAGATCCCGCCGACCTGCTGGACCATCTCGACGAGGTTGCCGCGCGCCCCTGATGCGTAGTAGCGCGGCGTGCTACGTAGCGTCGCTCGAATGTGCCCGAACCG
This region includes:
- a CDS encoding HAD family hydrolase → MRIETSFLFDLDGTLVDSVYQHVLAWKEALDQEGIELSVWRIHRKIGMSGGLFTNQLLRETGGDISGERVERLRRAHAEAYTRMRAQVCPLPGAKALLAALTQAGTRWAIATSGRMETARVNLEALGVDPDKAVVVTRDDVKYAKPDPDLFIAAAHRLGTSIEHAVVVGDSIWDMLAARRCRALGVGLLSGGYGMEELERSGALRVYEDPADLLDHLDEVAARP